Within Armatimonadota bacterium, the genomic segment ACGGTGAAGTGGTTCAACGCCGAGAAGGGCTACGGGTTCATCACGCCCGACGACGGCGGCCGGGATCTGTTCGTGCACTACACCGGGATTGAGGGCACCGGGTACCGCACG encodes:
- a CDS encoding cold-shock protein; this translates as MATGTVKWFNAEKGYGFITPDDGGRDLFVHYTGIEGTGYRTLTEGQKVEYEPVQGQKGPQATKVRVIG